From Bubalus bubalis isolate 160015118507 breed Murrah chromosome 17, NDDB_SH_1, whole genome shotgun sequence:
GGTCTAAAttctgcatgattttttttttttttactttagtttgTTAAAACAAATGTATGTTTGTTACGGAAAAcggaaaagtagaaataaagggGGAAATTTGCCTTAAatgcaaccatttaaaaaattacttttaactggaggataattgttttacagtattgtgtttttttctgccttttatcaGTATGAAACAGCCATAGGTAATatatatgccccctccctcttgaacctccctcccacctcccaccccatccccctctctaggttgtcacagtgtactaggctgagctccctgcactatACATTgacttcccactagctctctgtctCACAcgtggtaatgtatatatttcagtataTTTCAATCCTgctctcccaattcctcccaccctctccttcccctgcatgGTCTATTCTCTACAAAAGACAACCATTGTTCATGTTTTGGTCTGTTACCTTCTtgtgtacttttaatttttttaacttaaatatgtCCTCTGcttaaaacattataaatcattATTCTTCATCGATGAAATGAATTTTGAATACTTGAGCTGGGAAAACATTATTAAAAGAGGAAGAAGTCAGTTCCAGTTCTTTGGACAGCTTTTATGTAGACCATCCAAATTATTCCCAAAATATCTTTCTGAATGTTAAAGATAGTTtgaagtgggattttttttttttcattctaaaaaaCTGAGATATTTAAGATTTGTGCTTTGAAAATAGACCATTCAGtagtttttagtgtattcacaagCCTGTGTCACATCATCACTTATGAATTCCAGAACATCTCACCAGAAAGAAACCACTTACCCATTATCAGTCACTCCTCATTCTTCCCATTCCCTCGGACCCTGGCAACCACGAATCTGTTTACTCTCTCTGGAGACTTGCCTTATAGTGGACGTATCATACACATGGAATCTTATGAcgtgtggtcttttgtgtctggcttcttcatccatgttgtagcatgtgtcgatatttcattcctttttatggctgaataatgttccattatatggatatatattttatttgcccATTCATAAGTTGGTGGGTATTTggattgcttccaccttttgaaaGTTCAAcatgttggtcgctcagttgtgtccgactcttagcaaccccatggactgaaacctgccaggcttctctgtccatggaattctccaggcaggaatactggagcaggttgccattcccttctccaggggatttttccaacccagggattgagccagggtctcctgcattgcaggtggattctttaccagtatagtgtaaacataacttttatacatGTAGGAATAAAAAATTCagtaggaaaccaaaaaattaatgtgacttgctttattgtgatatttgctttattgcagtggtctggaactgaatctGCAATATCTCCAGGATATGCCTTATATTATATTTCTACCTTGAACAAACTTAGACTTAGGAAGAAAGGGAGACTATTTCAAAAATGGATACACATGGACTAAGAGGagctaccataaaaaaaaaaaaggatgaaaaaaaatcagaactgaaAAATTAAGATAGCCTGAGAGTGGTGATCAATATTTCCATCTCTAACTACATGTTTAAAGtgtattcattaattcattacattttaattaagCACTTACTGCCATGTTTCAGCACTTCCTCTTTTATATACTACTTACTTTGGGGGCCATCTACAGTATCCCCTCAGTTTTCCTCTCCTTTGGTATTGctttcagttcactcactcagtcatgtctgactctttgccattccatggactgcagaatgctgggcttccctatccatcaccaactcctggagctttctcaaactcatatccatagagtcggtgatgccatccaaccatctcatcctctgttgtccccttctccttctgccctcaatctttcccaacatcagggtcttttctaatgagtcagttcttcccatcaggtagccaaagtattggagtttcagcttcaacatcagtccttccaatgaatattcaggactgatttcctttaggattgactggttggatctccttgcagtccaagggcctctcaagagtcttctccaacaccacagttcaaaagcatcaattcttcggtgctcagctttcttcacagtccaactctcacatccatacatgaccactggaaaaaccatagctttgattagatggagctttgttaatctgctttttaatctgctgtctaggttgatcataccttttcttctaaggagcaagcgtcttttaatttcatgactgcagtccccatctgcagtgattttggagcccgagaaaataaagtctgcccgtttccattgttttcccatctatttcccatgaagtgatgggaccagatgccatgatcttagttttttgaatgttgagttttaagccagctttttcactcttctctttcactttcatcaagaggctctttagttctgctttgctttctgccctgagggtggtgtcatctgcatatctgagattattgatattctcTATAGAAGTCATCTATTTAGGCTTCCATACTCGGAGTATCTATAAATAATACAAatctttcagttaaaaattatctaggggacttctctggtggcagagtggataagaatcctccagccagtgctggagatacaggttcgatccctggtgctGGAAGATCCTACGTGggtcagagcagctaagcccatgtgccgcaattactgaagcccgcttacctagagcccatgctccgcaacaagaagcccccacttgctgaaactagagaaagcccatgtgtaaTGAtaacccagcacaaccaaaaattaaaaaaaaaaaaaagctatctgaGCATCTCTGTCCCTGGTCTTTTCCATTGTGATTAGTACTCTCATCATTTAATATTTCTCAGGAACTAAGCAGAGACACAATAAATTCCATGTTTGAAGAGAATCATAACACATGACTTGTATTTAGCTTTAGATATcattccccaccaccaccccgtaTTTCCATTGGGAGGTATTGGAATATTTTTATTGGTAGAGATGTTTAGGTAGATGGTAGAGATGTTTAGAATAGATAAGTGATTTCctagtcatttaaattttttaaaaggggcctggattttgtcagatgtatatatatgttagacaaggctgtggtcctagtgtgatcagattggctagttttctgtgattatggtttcagtgtgtctgccctctgatgccctcttgcagcacctaccttcttacttgggtttctcttaccttggacgtggagtatctcttcacggctgctccagcaaagtgcagcccctgctccttaccttagacgaggggtatctcctcaccgccgcccctcctgaccttgaatgtggaatagctcctctaggcccttctgcgcccgcgcagccaccgctccttggacgtggggttgctcctcccagccgctgcccctggcctcgggcggggggcagctcctctcggctgctcctgcGCTGTCTCAGCCTGGTACTCTCGGCTGCCGCCcgtgacctcggacgtggggtaactcctcttaaccgccgcccctcgggcatggggtcctcccggcttctgcccctgacctcgggcgtggggtagctcctctcggctgcgctCTGTGCGCTGTCGCAGCCACCCGCgctgtgtctagtcaaggctatggtttttcctgtggtcatgtatggatgtgagagttggactgtgaagaaagctgagcgccgaagaattgatgcttttgaactgtggtgttggagaagactcttgagagtcccttggaccgcaaggagagccaaccagtccattctgaaggagatcagccctgggatttctttggaagcaatgatggtaaagctgaaactccagtactttggccacctcatgcgaagagttgactcatcggaaaagagtctgatgctgggagggattgggggcaggaggagaaggggacgacaagggtgagatggctggatggcatcactgactccatggacgtgaatctgggtgaactccgggagttggtgatggacagggaggcctgatgtgctacgattcatagggtcgcaaagagtcagacacgactgagcgactgaactgaactgatatatatattcatgtgggGGCTAGACCTCATGACTTTTCACATCTATCCTAATTCTACTATTTTAAATTACATGAGTGAAAGGCAGGGAAGGGCATATTGAATTTGTGGAAATTAGACACTTGTTTTTAATATCTGATATCTGtttcttttagcattttaaaatcaatttttgagGTATGATTTTTCCAAACAAACTTGACTTACTGAATTCAAGTGCTAAACTGAAGTACTTGTTCTGACACTTGTGTTAATCATGAAGTGACTGGACTAGTATCATGACATTTAAATCACATAAATAACACCAAAAGGGCACTTTAGAAGGGAGCAAAGGAGTATAAGTGAAGAAGCACAAAGGGCCATGCAAAGGTAGTGAAATTTTTCTATGTGTGTAACTGGATGAAATTTtgagtttttctcttcttttttccacttTCAGATCCAGTTATGGGACACGGCGGGACAAGAACGGTTCAGAAAAAGCATGGTCCAGCACTACTACAGAAACGTGCACGCTGTGGTCTTCGTGTATGATATGACCAACATGGCGAGTTTCCACAGCCTGCCGTCTTGGATAGAAGAATGCAAACAGCATTTGTTAGCCACCGATATACCACGGATTCTTGTTGGAAATAAATGTGACTTGAGAAGTGCCATTCAGGTACCCACAGACTTGGCACAAAAGTTTGCTGACACACACAGTATGCCTTTGTTTGAAACCTCTGCTAAAAACCCCAATGATAATGACCATGTGGAAGCTATATTTATGACCTTGGCTCATAAGCTTAAGAGCCACAAACCCTTAATGCTTAGTCAACCCCCTGATAACGGAATTACCCTGAAGCTTGAACCAAAGCCTGCAATGACATGCTGGTGCTAAATCACAGTCTTTATTACAGTATCTAATATTGACTAAAGAAATACTTCTGAAGTATGACAGTGATAAGTCATAGAATTTAATCTCAGATACAATGGATCATCCTGACACGTTACTGTTTATCATTGTTatgcttatttttgtattttgtgtctACTTAATCAAGTTTGTCACTGTGACACCACAAGGAAAAAGTTTTCAGGTGGGGTTGAAATGAAGCAATATTAGGATGAATCAGAACGTCTTTGCATTGAGAGCTCAAGGAGGAGGCTTCATATGAGAGCATAATGGGATTTTTAAGAGTCAGTGGTTGTTTAATCCTGTGTtcctgaaattgaaaaaaatatattaagggTTTAGGACACTTACTGGTATGTCCTTTGAATAGGAAGTATTCTCAATAGGATAAAAACTGGTATTTGCCTCTCCATAGAgttctttctttgtattgttaGTATATTAACTGCATTATTATTGGTACATTTTAAGAGCCAAGACTTCAGATCTGGTGGCAGAAGACCTAGAATGTTTTCTGGTTCTCAGCCCAGAAAGAATGACTTTCCCAACAGTCCTAGATGTTTGATCTTTGTAATCAGTGTCAGTCAGGTCtataaaaatatcattggtagttTTAAAAAGAGTAATTCTACAAAATATACAGAAGTAAATCAGATTATAATGCAAATGAAATGATGTCATAAGGTGCTTTATACTTTACTTTGATATATTTAAATAGTAAAAACGAACTGAAAGATTTGAGAAGTTACAGTTTAGGGGAAATAAGTGGACGTGGCTCCTGGCCGCCACAAGAGACCTTCCAACCCCTGGCTTTCAGTCATTTCAAGCTGTGTGTCTGACATAGGATCTCATGCGCCCCCCATCCCCAGTCAACTTGACGCCTAAATGCATTCATCCTCTCTTCCATTTGGATTGTAACTCTGAGGGCATACCTATAATTGCTGTGAGTCTACATTTGTTTCTGTAATAGAATTGTGTCATAATCtataatctttaaattttatggtCACAACAAACTACTCCTCCTcgtatgaaaaataaattaggtaTTAAAAAATATCTAGCCAATCCCTCAGTGATGGAAGGAATATTTCAGAAAGTATTTTACCCTAAATACTTTTGTTCTGAATGT
This genomic window contains:
- the RAB33B gene encoding ras-related protein Rab-33B; this translates as MASDIESSLEASFSSSGAVSGGSGFLPPARSRIFKIIVIGDSNVGKTCLTYRFCAGRFPDRTEATIGVDFRERAVEIDGERIKIQLWDTAGQERFRKSMVQHYYRNVHAVVFVYDMTNMASFHSLPSWIEECKQHLLATDIPRILVGNKCDLRSAIQVPTDLAQKFADTHSMPLFETSAKNPNDNDHVEAIFMTLAHKLKSHKPLMLSQPPDNGITLKLEPKPAMTCWC